CTACCATGGGCGTAGCCAAGAAAGTGCTGGTGGGCAAGTATACCGAGCCTGCTGTCACCAAAGGCTCCGTCTCTCCGCTCGTCTATAGAAATGAGGTAATCGCCAACGTGCTCCGAACGAAGGACAAAGTGAAACCCGTTTTCGTATCGCCTGGCCACCTGCTGGATTTGGAATCGGCCACAAGTATAGCCATGGCTTGCGCCATCAAACACAAACTGCCGGAGCCTACGCGGCTGGCGGACCATTATGCAGGAGAGTTCAAGAAGCTTGTCTGAATCAGGATTTTCGGGATGTGTAAGGATGGACAGGATTTTCAGCACGAGTTATTTTAAGGATTTAAATTTTTAGAATTAAATGATGGAGTTGGATGAAGTAACTTATAAAGTAATCGGATGTGCAATGAAGGTGCATAACACTTTGGGAAGTGGCTTTCAGGAGGTGATTTACCAGCGTTGCCTGGCTATTGAACTGCAGCAGGCCGGACTAAATTTTGAGCGGGAGAAAGAGCAGGTAATTTTCTATAGTGGCATGGAGGTCGGTAGCAGGCGGGCAGACTTTATAATCGAGAACAGCATTGTAGTAGAGTTGAAAGCGCTAGTTAATCTTGAGGATATACACCTGGCGCAAGCTAAAACTATACTGTCGCCTACAACTTTCCGATTGGCCTGCTCATCAACTTCGGTGCCCTCAGCCTCCAATACAAAAAGGTGTTTAACAACAGCTACAAATCAATACCATAATCTTAAAACTCTAAATTCAACAATCTCATAAATACTATTAACTCTCACACATCCTTAAATTTTACACCTACAGAAATCCTGCAAATTCTTAAATATCCTGAAAATCCTGATTCAGACATTTTGTCCTAAAATCCCGAATTTTCTCAAAAACAACCTGACATAATTACATAATTCTCATCAAAAAGTACCATTGGAGCGTAAATTGAAGGTATGTCTATTGTAAGTGAAACCAAAGGAAAACAGACGAAGACATGAACTTTAATAACTATACCATCAAAGCGCAGGAGGCCATCCAAAAGGCCACCGAGATAGCAGGCGGCAACCAGCAGCAGGCTATCGAAACTGGGCATATTTTAAAAGCGATTCTCGCTACGGACGAGAACGTGACCAACTTCCTGTTGCAGAAGCTGAACATTAACGGCAACATTCTCAACAGCAAGCTGGACGAAATTGTAGCAGCCTACCCAAAAGTAACCGGAGGCGGCCCGTACCTGGCAAATGATGCCAATGCGGCGCTGCAGAAAGCCACCTCTTTCCTGAAGGAGTTTGGCGATGAGTATGTTGCCATTGAGCACATGCTGCTGGGGCTGCTGGCTGGTCGCGATAAAGTGGCTGGCCTGATGAAGGATGTAGGCTTTAATGAGAAAGACCTCAAAAAAGCCATTAAAGAATTACGCGGTGGCGCGAAAGTAACCGACCAGAACGCTGAGGCCAAGTATAACTCACTGAAGCGTTACGCGAAGGACCTGAACGAATTGGCGCGTGCCGGTAAAATTGACCCGGTAATTGGCCGTGACGAAGAAATTCGCCGCGTGCTCCAGATTCTGAGTCGCCGTACCAAAAACAACCCGGTGTTGCTGGGTGAGCCTGGTGTGGGTAAAACCGCCATCGTGGAAGGCCTGGCGCAACGCATTGTCTCTGGCGACGTGCCCGAGAACCTGAAGTCGAAGACGCTGATGAGCCTGGACATGGGCCTGCTGGTGGCAGGTGCCAAGTATAAAGGTGAATTTGAGGAGCGCCTGAAGGCAGTGATTAAAGAAGTAATTGACGCCGAAGGGGAGATTGTGCTCTTCATCGACGAGATTCATACGTTGATCGGTGCCGGTGCAGGCGGTGAGAGCGCCATGGACGCTGCCAACCTGCTGAAGCCAGCGCTGGCGCGCGGTGAGTTGCATGCTATCGGTGCCACGACGCTGAAGGAATATCAGAAGTATATCGAGAAAGATAAAGCGTTGGAGCGACGTTTCCAGGCCGTGATGGTAGACGAGCCAAACGTACCAGATGCCATTTCCATCCTTCGCGGTATCAAAGACAAGTATGAGCTGCACCACGGCGTGCGCATTAAAGACGATGCGATCATCGCCTCTGTGGAGCTGTCCAACCGCTATATTTCCGATCGCTTTTTGCCAGACAAGGCCATCGACCTGATGGACGAGGCGGCTGCGAAACTACGTATCGAGATTGATTCGCTACCCGTGGAACTGGATGAGATTCAGCGCCGCATCATGCAGCTGGAAATTGAGCGTGAGGCCATCCGCCGTGAAAACGACAAGGACAAGGAGACGGTGCTCTCTAAGGAAATTGCTGACCTGAGTGGCAAGCGCGATGATCTGAAAGCCAAGTGGCAGAACGAAAAGCAGATAATCGAGGGGCTGCAGAAGGAGAAAGAAAACATTGAGCAGTATAAGCTGGAGGCTGAGCAGGCCGAGCGCGCAGGTGACTATGGCCGCGTAGCAGAGTTGCGTTACGGTAAAATTCAGGAAGCCGAGGCACATCTGAAGCAGTTGCAGGAGCAGGTGCGCGAAATGCAGGGCGAGAACCCAATGCTGAAGGAGGAAGTGAATGCCGAGGACATTGCCGAGGTGGTAGCCAAATGGACAGGTATTCCGGTAAGCAAAATGTTGCAGAGCGACCGCGAGAAACTGTTGCACCTGGAACAGGAATTGGGCAAACGCGTAGCTGGTCAGGAAGAGGCAATTGAGGCGATTTCTGATGCCGTACGAAGAAGCCGTGCCGGTATGCAGGACCCACGTCGTCCGATCGGTTCGTTCATCTTCCTGGGTACAACCGGTGTGGGTAAAACAGAGCTTGCCAAGGCGCTGGCCGATTACCTGTTCAACGACGACAACGCCATGGTGCGCATTGATATGAGTGAGTATCAGGAGCGCCACGCGGTGAGCCGCTTGATTGGTGCGCCTCCGGGATACGTGGGATATGATGAAGGTGGCCAGCTGACAGAGGTTATTCGACGAAAGCCGTACTCTGTGGTGCTGCTCGACGAGATAGAGAAAGCGCACCCGGACGTGTTCAACATCCTGCTGCAGGTACTGGATGATGGCCGCCTGACAGACAGCAAAGGCCGTGTGGTGAACTTCAAGAATACTATCATCATCATGACCTCGAACATTGGCTCACACATCATCCAAAGTAATTTCGAGAATATGGATGAGTTTAACCACGACGAGGTGATTGAGCGCACGAAGGATGAAGTTTTCGACCTGCTGAAGAAGTCGGTAAGGCCGGAGTTTCTGAACCGCATCGACGAACTGGTGATGTTCCGTCCGCTGAGCCGTGGCGACATCCGTAAGATTGTGACAATTCAGTTCCGCCACATTCAGGAGCGCCTGGAGGAAACAGGCATTCAACTAATCGCTACGGACGAGGTGCTGGATTACCTGGGTGAGCAAGGTTTTGACCCGCAGTTTGGTGCCCGTCCGCTGAAGCGTGTGCTGCAGCGCCAAATCCTGAACGAGCTTTCGAAGGATATCCTGGCTGGCAGAATCAGCAAGGATTCCGTGGTGGAAGCCACGCTGGAAGATGGTAAAATCCGCTTCATAAACGTGGATGTGGAAATCCCTACGGGAGAGTAAGGAGTATAAAGTTAAAAGTTTAGTTGATGCAAAAGCCTCACCCTTGGTGAGGCTTTTTGTTTAGACTTATTTTGAAATCCTTTATATTTATAGAAAGCCCTGTAAGAATGAAGCATATAAACCAAATTATTCTCACTTATCTGTATAAGAATGACAATGGAGAATTCATAGATGTCACTCCTGCTTTCAAGAGCAAAATACCACCGAAGGAGAAATTAGATAATGCATTTTATAACCTCCAAAAATTTGTTGAAAGGGAGTTCGCAGATGTCATTATATGGAATTTAGGAGATCCTGTGCCTAATCGAGAAGCTGAACCCTTATCTAGAGTGCGTTTAACACAGGAAGGAAGAGATTATTTGAAAGATCAAGCACAGAAAGAAGAAACTTTAAGTTTAAGCAAAGCCTCATTGAAAATTGCAGCTGTTAGTGTCATTGTTGCCATCATTGCAATAGCTGTGGCTTATGCAACTTCAGGTTCATAAATTTGATAGAGGGGCTAGTTATAACATAATCAGTTTCAGTTGCTTCTATACAACACCGTTGGAGGCACACTTGCTTCTTTTCTGCTCATTATCAGTTATGTAATTCCATACTACTGATACTTAAGAAATCTCCCGCGAAGACCTCGCAGTGTGCGCAGCTCCTGCGAGCGTCTGGATGATGGAAAGGCTGTTGCTCCGTAGCGTCAGACGCTCGTGGGACCTTCGGACACCGCAAGGTCTTGTTGAACCTGTACAATTTTACCTCTATACCTCTTTAACCCTGAACTACTTATCTATCCTGTTAAATCTCCACAAGATTATACTTATCGTATATTAAAGTAGTACCTGCCTCCCCTCCCCAGCTTTAAAGGATTTTTTTACGTGCAGCTATACTTATGAAAGCGCTCTGTGTTCTCCTATTCCTCTGTCTGGCTGTTTGCACCGCAAACGCTCAGAACAGCGATGCCAAAATCGATTACCAGGTATGGGTACACGTGAAGGATAATCCGAGACCATTGAAAGGGGCCCTAATAGAGGTGCAGGACTCTGCCATACGAATTGTGCAACGGGTGTACATCCGGAAAAACAGCATTGTTTCTACAAATGCCTCTATGGTTGTGCCTGTTAGTTCTATCAGTAAAATTCAGGTCAGAAAAAAAGGTAAGGTGGCAAGAGGGGTCTTGCTCGGCGCTTTGGGTGGTATGGCAGTAGGCGCAATTGTGGGCTACGCCAGCGGCGATGACACCTGCCCCCCAGGCTCATGGTGCTTATTCCAGCTTTCTGCGGGGGATAAAGCCGTTATAGGCGGTGTAACCGGTATAGGCCCTGGAATGGCACTTGGTGCCCTGGCAAGCAGCGGCAAAAAGACAACCATCATCAATGGCGATCAAACCCTGTATACCAATGCCAGACATCAGCTACAAAGTTTTGTGAACCAACGGCAGTAGCAAATGATTTGAGCTGTAGGGAGTTTTCCAGAATACTCAGCTTCGGGGAGCGCCTGACAAGGAAAGTTTGTTGCTCCGCAGCACCAGCCGCTCGCGAAACCTTCGGACACCGTGAGGTATTTGTTTATTTTTCCTGCACCCACGCCATGGCCTCCTTCTTCTCCGATAGATCAAAGTAGCGTACGCCTTTCTTTTTAACGGGGCTGATAAGGTTGGCGGCCCACTCCTGCCACTTCTTCTCTCCTACCATGGCCACCCTGCCATAATCCAACCCGTGCACCACATCAAACATTCCGTTTTCTATGGCAGCCACAGCATTTACCTCCCCCAGGTCAAGATCTACCATTTCATAGTATAGATGTGCCTCTTTATACTTGCCCATCAGGTCGCGGAGCAGGTTGCGGTACTGGTCGAAGTCGGCAATGCTGAGGGCCTTGCTTACCCGTACAGCCAGTAGGTTATTGTGTGTTTCAGGTAATATCTCTAACATAGGGCATAAATTTTGACTTGAGTTTAAGTGCCAGCACCCGCAGTGGCATACCACCACTATAGGGGAGCACCTGGTTTATACTTACGGAAGCAAAAGCTGCAAAGTGCCAGAACTAAGGCGAATAACAGTACGTTTAACCTGTAGCCGTTGCGCCCAAAACATACCTGCGCGCACCAGTGCTGTCCTTTAACTCCATATACCTCATACCCTTTCCATGAAGCTGTACGTACCACTCCTCGCCCTGCTTATACTTACTACACTTGCCGGCTTTACCTTCAGCAGCCAGCAAAACCATTATTCTATTGTGGGGCAGTGGAAACTGGTGGACATGCAGATCGGCAACAACAAAAAGGCTAAAGCCAGGAGCGGCATTAAGAAGTCTATTGCCCAAAACGAGATGCGGCTGGTGTTTGAGGAGTCGGGGCAGTTTATGATGGCCCTGGATGCAGATGGCAGAGGCCTGCGCGGTGGCTACTACTACGACACCACCAGCCAGGTGCTAAGTATAACGTACGGCGCCCACACCGATACCGCCCTGGTTTCGTGGGAGGGCGCAAACCGCATGGTGCACTCCACCACAGACGGCCAGACCAAAACCATTATGGAGCGGGTAACAGAGTAGCGCTGCATGTTCACCAGCCGCTCTAGGTTACTTGTTCAAACACCTTTTTTGGCTGTACCAGTTTTAATATATTATAATTTCTTTATATTGTAGGACCATGACTTGTTCCTGTTCCTATGAAAATATCCTTTAACACCACCCTGCACTCCTTTTGGCACCGTGTGCTCATCTGGCTCTTCTGCATGGCTGCTGGGTTTGCCATTCCTTTTTTCTTGTTTCCGGATGGGCAGCTAGTGCCTTTTGCC
Above is a window of Pontibacter akesuensis DNA encoding:
- the clpB gene encoding ATP-dependent chaperone ClpB, with amino-acid sequence MNFNNYTIKAQEAIQKATEIAGGNQQQAIETGHILKAILATDENVTNFLLQKLNINGNILNSKLDEIVAAYPKVTGGGPYLANDANAALQKATSFLKEFGDEYVAIEHMLLGLLAGRDKVAGLMKDVGFNEKDLKKAIKELRGGAKVTDQNAEAKYNSLKRYAKDLNELARAGKIDPVIGRDEEIRRVLQILSRRTKNNPVLLGEPGVGKTAIVEGLAQRIVSGDVPENLKSKTLMSLDMGLLVAGAKYKGEFEERLKAVIKEVIDAEGEIVLFIDEIHTLIGAGAGGESAMDAANLLKPALARGELHAIGATTLKEYQKYIEKDKALERRFQAVMVDEPNVPDAISILRGIKDKYELHHGVRIKDDAIIASVELSNRYISDRFLPDKAIDLMDEAAAKLRIEIDSLPVELDEIQRRIMQLEIEREAIRRENDKDKETVLSKEIADLSGKRDDLKAKWQNEKQIIEGLQKEKENIEQYKLEAEQAERAGDYGRVAELRYGKIQEAEAHLKQLQEQVREMQGENPMLKEEVNAEDIAEVVAKWTGIPVSKMLQSDREKLLHLEQELGKRVAGQEEAIEAISDAVRRSRAGMQDPRRPIGSFIFLGTTGVGKTELAKALADYLFNDDNAMVRIDMSEYQERHAVSRLIGAPPGYVGYDEGGQLTEVIRRKPYSVVLLDEIEKAHPDVFNILLQVLDDGRLTDSKGRVVNFKNTIIIMTSNIGSHIIQSNFENMDEFNHDEVIERTKDEVFDLLKKSVRPEFLNRIDELVMFRPLSRGDIRKIVTIQFRHIQERLEETGIQLIATDEVLDYLGEQGFDPQFGARPLKRVLQRQILNELSKDILAGRISKDSVVEATLEDGKIRFINVDVEIPTGE
- a CDS encoding SpoIIAA family protein, which translates into the protein MLEILPETHNNLLAVRVSKALSIADFDQYRNLLRDLMGKYKEAHLYYEMVDLDLGEVNAVAAIENGMFDVVHGLDYGRVAMVGEKKWQEWAANLISPVKKKGVRYFDLSEKKEAMAWVQEK
- a CDS encoding thiamine pyrophosphate-dependent enzyme — its product is MKALCVLLFLCLAVCTANAQNSDAKIDYQVWVHVKDNPRPLKGALIEVQDSAIRIVQRVYIRKNSIVSTNASMVVPVSSISKIQVRKKGKVARGVLLGALGGMAVGAIVGYASGDDTCPPGSWCLFQLSAGDKAVIGGVTGIGPGMALGALASSGKKTTIINGDQTLYTNARHQLQSFVNQRQ
- a CDS encoding GxxExxY protein; this translates as MMELDEVTYKVIGCAMKVHNTLGSGFQEVIYQRCLAIELQQAGLNFEREKEQVIFYSGMEVGSRRADFIIENSIVVELKALVNLEDIHLAQAKTILSPTTFRLACSSTSVPSASNTKRCLTTATNQYHNLKTLNSTIS